One segment of Thermosynechococcus sp. HN-54 DNA contains the following:
- the ndhL gene encoding photosynthetic/respiratory NAD(P)H-quinone oxidoreductase subunit L, producing the protein MAVSTELLVLGVYVALAGLYLLVVPAIVYAYLNARWYVASSFERAFMYFLVTFFFPGLLLLAPFINFRPQPRSLNS; encoded by the coding sequence ATGGCAGTTTCAACAGAGCTTTTGGTACTCGGTGTATATGTGGCTTTGGCAGGGCTGTATCTGCTGGTGGTGCCGGCGATCGTCTATGCCTATTTGAATGCCCGCTGGTATGTGGCGAGTTCCTTTGAGCGGGCGTTTATGTATTTTCTTGTCACCTTCTTCTTTCCCGGATTGCTCCTTTTGGCTCCCTTTATTAACTTTCGTCCGCAACCGCGCTCCCTCAACTCCTAG
- a CDS encoding DUF3007 family protein, protein MRRIDVLGIGIGLFFTGGLVYLLLRLAGVEPLQAGVWSQAIFILGVLGWLSTYLLRVFTGRMTYHRQLQDYAERVISDRLARMSPEELAALEAKILAETNDTADPELGDN, encoded by the coding sequence ATGCGCCGCATTGATGTTTTAGGGATTGGTATTGGTCTTTTCTTTACGGGTGGATTAGTCTATCTCCTGTTGCGGCTGGCTGGGGTTGAGCCACTCCAAGCGGGAGTTTGGAGTCAAGCCATATTTATCTTGGGGGTTCTGGGTTGGCTCTCCACCTATCTACTGCGGGTCTTTACGGGTCGAATGACCTACCACCGGCAACTCCAAGACTATGCAGAGAGAGTGATTAGCGATCGCCTTGCACGGATGTCTCCAGAGGAGCTAGCCGCCCTCGAAGCCAAAATTCTCGCGGAAACAAACGATACGGCTGATCCTGAATTGGGGGATAATTAG
- the malQ gene encoding 4-alpha-glucanotransferase, whose translation MHFPRSCGLLLHPTSLPGGHGIGDLGAAAREFLEFLVASDQQYWQVLPLGPTGFGNSPYMCYSAMAGNPLLISLDELVKDGWLTEADLAGVTLENRDRVDFEAVISQKLPLLRLAAQRFQNQATPEDWQAFRDFQALAHYWLPTYALFMALKDHHEGQPWYEWPAPLRDREPTALAAIQAVLKERIFEYEFQQFLFYQQWHALKEAANQQGIQIIGDIPIYVAHDSADVWAFPQFFELNPETGAAALMAGVPPDYFSATGQLWGNPIYNWKALAADGYSWWIERFRALLSYMDIIRVDHFRGFQAYWQVPEGEETAVNGEWQPGPGAAFFEALQAALGRLPILAEDLGEITPDVIALRDQFQFPGMKILQFAFGGGSDNPFLPFNQERNCVVYTGTHDNDTTVGWYRNLSDWERQRFIDYLGYTPREPHWALIRMALGTVANQAIIPVQDLLGLDSHARMNFPGTSEGNWAWRLTPGQLTPELAAHLKHLVHLFGRQAPPRPQSVEVAEEAAPEKDPA comes from the coding sequence ATGCACTTTCCCCGCTCCTGTGGTTTACTGCTCCATCCCACCTCTTTACCCGGCGGTCACGGCATTGGTGACTTGGGTGCGGCAGCTCGTGAGTTCCTTGAATTTTTGGTTGCCAGCGATCAGCAGTACTGGCAGGTATTGCCCCTAGGGCCGACGGGCTTTGGCAATTCCCCCTACATGTGCTACTCTGCCATGGCCGGTAACCCGCTGCTGATTAGTCTGGATGAGTTGGTCAAGGACGGCTGGTTAACAGAGGCGGATTTGGCGGGCGTGACCCTTGAGAATCGCGATCGCGTCGATTTCGAGGCCGTCATTAGCCAAAAACTGCCCCTGCTCCGCCTTGCGGCTCAACGCTTTCAGAATCAAGCCACCCCAGAAGACTGGCAGGCCTTCCGCGACTTTCAAGCCCTTGCCCACTACTGGCTGCCCACCTATGCCCTCTTTATGGCCCTCAAGGATCACCACGAGGGACAGCCGTGGTATGAATGGCCGGCGCCTTTGCGCGATCGCGAACCCACCGCCCTTGCCGCGATCCAAGCCGTTCTCAAAGAGCGCATTTTTGAGTACGAGTTTCAACAATTTCTCTTTTACCAACAGTGGCACGCCCTCAAGGAAGCCGCCAATCAACAGGGGATTCAAATCATCGGGGATATTCCCATCTACGTTGCCCACGACAGTGCCGATGTCTGGGCCTTTCCTCAGTTTTTTGAACTGAATCCGGAAACCGGTGCGGCTGCCCTCATGGCCGGTGTGCCCCCCGACTACTTCAGTGCCACGGGTCAACTCTGGGGAAATCCTATTTACAACTGGAAAGCCCTTGCAGCCGATGGCTACTCTTGGTGGATTGAGCGCTTCCGTGCCCTGCTCTCCTACATGGACATTATTCGTGTCGATCACTTTCGTGGCTTTCAGGCCTACTGGCAAGTGCCCGAAGGAGAGGAAACAGCCGTCAATGGCGAGTGGCAACCGGGACCCGGTGCTGCCTTCTTTGAAGCGCTGCAAGCTGCCTTGGGACGCCTGCCGATTTTGGCAGAGGATTTAGGGGAGATTACCCCCGATGTCATTGCCCTGCGCGATCAGTTTCAGTTTCCAGGAATGAAAATCCTGCAGTTTGCCTTTGGCGGTGGCTCCGATAATCCCTTCTTGCCCTTTAACCAAGAGCGCAACTGTGTAGTGTACACGGGTACCCACGACAATGACACAACGGTGGGCTGGTACCGCAATCTGAGTGACTGGGAGCGGCAGCGATTCATTGACTATTTGGGCTACACCCCTAGGGAACCCCACTGGGCATTGATTCGCATGGCCTTGGGTACGGTGGCCAACCAAGCGATTATTCCAGTTCAGGATTTGCTCGGTCTCGATAGCCATGCCCGTATGAATTTTCCCGGTACGAGCGAGGGCAACTGGGCTTGGCGCCTCACACCTGGACAACTCACCCCTGAACTCGCTGCCCATTTGAAGCACTTGGTGCACCTCTTTGGCCGTCAAGCGCCACCGAGACCCCAGTCGGTTGAAGTTGCTGAAGAAGCCGCCCCCGAAAAAGACCCCGCCTAA
- a CDS encoding pentapeptide repeat-containing protein — protein MNPQELLKRYASGERDFNRASLTNGEFINADLRGIILSRADMEWVNLSGANLSGAVLCGAEIVNAMLIKAELVDANLAGANLSRSDLSWANLTRANLSRAELSETTLRGTVLQGANLSRVDLANADLRGLRLDGVNLSGANLQGANLHGTELKQANLTRVDLIQADVSNANLSGANLSGANLSGANLTAANLSGADLSRVDLTEVKLSEANLTKANLVGAELAKADLSSLELSDVNLSGANLSGANLSHTNLSHADLSGANLRGANLSHAKLVGTNLRGANLQGANLQGALLDNADLSQTDLRSANLSGLVFNGVKLRGANLSGANLREVELTEANFSRADLVEANLSRARLVGANLSRATLSEANLSRATLTGATLSRATFSGSLVGTVDLSGVNLSGADLGDANLSGSNLSRADLTRVNLTAADMSGANLSEVDLRGTIMPDGRRRA, from the coding sequence ATGAATCCCCAAGAGTTGTTAAAACGCTATGCCAGTGGCGAACGGGACTTTAATCGTGCCAGTTTGACAAATGGCGAGTTTATCAACGCTGATTTGCGGGGGATTATTCTCTCCCGCGCTGACATGGAGTGGGTCAACCTGAGCGGAGCCAATCTCAGTGGTGCCGTGCTGTGTGGTGCAGAAATTGTCAATGCCATGCTGATCAAGGCAGAACTGGTAGATGCCAACCTTGCTGGGGCAAACCTCAGCCGCAGTGACCTGAGTTGGGCAAACCTAACGCGAGCCAATCTCAGCCGCGCTGAACTGAGTGAAACCACGCTGCGGGGAACGGTGCTCCAGGGCGCCAATCTCTCCCGCGTGGATTTGGCCAATGCAGATCTGCGGGGCTTGCGGCTAGACGGCGTTAACCTTTCGGGGGCAAATTTACAGGGCGCCAATTTGCATGGCACGGAGCTAAAACAAGCGAACCTGACCCGTGTGGATTTGATTCAAGCGGATGTCAGCAACGCCAATCTCAGTGGCGCCAACCTCAGCGGTGCCAACCTCAGTGGTGCCAATTTAACAGCGGCGAATCTCAGTGGTGCCGATCTCAGCCGCGTCGATCTCACGGAGGTAAAGCTGAGTGAGGCTAACCTGACTAAGGCTAATCTTGTGGGCGCTGAACTGGCAAAGGCGGATCTGTCGTCCCTAGAACTGTCTGATGTCAACCTGAGTGGCGCGAATCTCAGTGGCGCAAACCTTAGCCACACCAACCTCAGCCATGCGGATCTCAGTGGTGCCAACTTGCGAGGAGCCAACCTCAGCCATGCCAAACTGGTGGGCACCAACTTGCGAGGCGCAAATCTCCAAGGGGCGAATTTGCAGGGGGCATTGCTGGATAATGCCGATTTGAGTCAGACGGACTTACGCAGCGCCAATCTGAGTGGTTTGGTCTTTAATGGTGTGAAGCTGCGGGGAGCCAATCTCAGTGGCGCCAACCTGCGTGAGGTGGAGTTGACGGAAGCCAACTTTAGCCGTGCTGACCTTGTAGAGGCAAATCTCAGCCGCGCTCGCTTGGTGGGAGCCAACCTTAGCCGTGCAACCCTCTCAGAAGCCAACCTTAGCCGTGCGACCCTCACTGGGGCAACCCTGAGCCGAGCAACATTTAGTGGCAGTTTAGTGGGAACGGTGGATCTGAGTGGTGTCAACTTGAGTGGGGCAGACTTAGGAGATGCCAACCTTTCAGGCTCCAACCTCTCGCGGGCGGATTTGACACGAGTGAACTTGACTGCTGCGGACATGAGTGGTGCCAACCTCAGTGAAGTGGATCTGCGGGGCACGATCATGCCCGATGGCCGGCGGCGAGCTTAG
- a CDS encoding DegT/DnrJ/EryC1/StrS family aminotransferase, protein MMETSALDAVMETIPILDLKAQYQFLQPDIDRAVARVLASGQFILGPEVQAFEEEVATYLGVRHAVAVNSGTDALVISLRSLGVGAGDEVITTPFSFFATAEAISLVGARPVFVDVELDSFNLDPRQIAAAITPRTKAILPVHLFGRPAAMGAIVELAQAHGLAILEDCAQSFGARYCPPCENCQCETATQKALAHRFTGAIGTMGAFSFFPTKNLGAYGDGGLITTNDDELAERARMLRVHGSRQRYHHEMIGYNSRLDSLQAAILRVKLPYIDRWNQERRRVAQTYNQALAGLEAVVTPAVSPGHVFHQYTIRVLNGQRDALAAYLKEAGISSMIYYPIPQDHCPMYKGQSPPNPVSDRLASEVLSLPIWPELSNATIEYIAATIRQFFHKD, encoded by the coding sequence ATGATGGAGACCTCTGCGCTCGATGCTGTCATGGAAACAATCCCCATTCTTGATCTCAAAGCCCAATATCAATTCCTCCAACCAGACATCGATCGCGCAGTTGCCCGCGTACTGGCATCGGGTCAGTTCATTCTTGGACCAGAGGTACAGGCCTTTGAAGAAGAAGTGGCAACTTACTTGGGGGTGCGCCATGCAGTGGCTGTCAATTCCGGCACGGATGCCCTAGTCATTTCCCTGCGCAGTTTGGGGGTGGGGGCAGGGGATGAGGTGATCACAACCCCCTTTTCCTTTTTCGCCACCGCCGAGGCGATTAGTTTGGTGGGTGCTCGTCCTGTGTTTGTGGATGTGGAACTGGACTCCTTTAACCTCGACCCGAGGCAGATTGCCGCAGCCATTACCCCCCGCACCAAGGCAATTTTGCCGGTTCATTTATTTGGCCGACCCGCAGCGATGGGAGCGATTGTGGAACTTGCCCAAGCTCATGGGTTAGCCATTCTTGAGGACTGTGCCCAGTCCTTTGGTGCTCGCTATTGCCCTCCCTGTGAGAACTGTCAATGTGAAACGGCAACTCAAAAAGCTTTGGCTCATCGGTTTACGGGGGCGATCGGTACCATGGGGGCGTTTTCGTTTTTTCCCACCAAGAATCTGGGTGCCTATGGCGATGGGGGGCTGATTACCACCAACGATGATGAGCTAGCCGAGCGAGCACGAATGCTTCGCGTGCATGGCTCCCGGCAACGCTACCACCACGAAATGATTGGCTACAATTCCCGTTTGGATAGCCTACAGGCGGCGATTTTGCGGGTGAAGCTGCCCTATATCGATCGCTGGAATCAAGAGCGACGGCGGGTAGCCCAAACCTATAACCAAGCTTTGGCGGGTCTTGAGGCGGTGGTGACCCCAGCCGTGTCGCCGGGGCATGTGTTTCATCAATATACGATTCGGGTGCTGAATGGCCAGCGGGATGCGCTTGCGGCTTACTTGAAGGAGGCTGGCATTAGTTCAATGATTTACTACCCGATTCCCCAAGACCACTGTCCCATGTACAAGGGGCAATCTCCGCCCAATCCTGTGAGCGATCGCCTTGCCAGCGAGGTTCTCAGCTTACCCATTTGGCCTGAATTGAGCAATGCCACAATTGAGTATATTGCCGCAACCATTCGTCAGTTTTTTCACAAGGACTAA